A region from the Arvicola amphibius chromosome 12, mArvAmp1.2, whole genome shotgun sequence genome encodes:
- the Opn4 gene encoding LOW QUALITY PROTEIN: melanopsin (The sequence of the model RefSeq protein was modified relative to this genomic sequence to represent the inferred CDS: substituted 1 base at 1 genomic stop codon) → MDSPSGPRVPPGLTQDPSFTASTVLHSRWNGTQTVSTKAQLPSVSPTASGPEAAAWVPFPTVDVPDHAHYTLGTVILLVGLTGMLGNLTVIYTFCRSRGLQTPANMFIINLAVSDFFMSFTQAPVFFASSLYKKWLFGETGCEFYAFCGAVFGITSMITLTAIALDRYLVITRPLATIGMGSKRRTALVLLGVWLYALVWSLPPFFGWSAYVPEGLLTSCSWDYMTFTPRVRAYTMLLFCFVFFLPLLVIICCYVSIFRAIRETGRACEGCGESPRRRRQWRRLQSEWKMAKVALIVILLFVLSWAPYSTVALVAFAGYSHILTPYMSSVPAVIAKASTIHNPIVYAIAHPKYRAAIAQHLPCLGVLLGVSGQRSHPSLSYRSTHRSTLSSQSSDLSWISGRKRQESLGSESEVGWPDTEAAAVWEAGQHASGHSYCSQDLEDGEAKVPSSPQTKGQLPSLDFGMXDAHRPSLPSATCPAPSPPSHMHRPWIIPQARKLWRCHCLLCYTGLSSGPFTHHKIPAPKRGPASSVQLAHLGSA, encoded by the exons ATGGACTCTCCTTCAGGGCCCAGAGTCCCACCAGGCTTAACGCAGGATCCCAGCTTTACAGCCAGCACTGTCCTACACAGCCGTTGGAACGGCACTCAGACTGTCTCCACAAAAGCCCAGCTTCCGTCTGTGAGTCCCACG GCATCCGGACCTGAGGCTGCTGCCTGGGTCCCCTTCCCCACAGTCGATGTCCCAGACCATGCTCACTATACCTTGGGTACGGTGATCCTGCTGGTGGGGCTCACAGGGATGCTGGGCAATCTCACAGTCATCTACACCTTCTGCAG gAGCAGAGGCCTGCAGACACCGGCAAACATGTTCATTATCAACCTCGCCGTCAGCGACTTCTTCATGTCGTTCACGCAGGCCCCCGTCTTCTTCGCCAGCAGCCTCTATAAGAAGTGGCTCTTTGGGGAGACAG GTTGCGAGTTCTATGCCTTCTGTGGGGCTGTCTTTGGCATCACTTCCATGATCACCCTGACAGCTATAGCCCTGGACCGCTATCTGGTGATCACACGTCCACTGGCCACCATCGGGATGGGATCTAAAAGACGGACGGCTCTTGTCTTGCTGGGTGTCTGGCTTTATGCTCTGGTTTGGAGCCTGCCACCCTTCTTCGGCTGGA GTGCCTATGTGCCTGAGGGGCTGCTGACATCCTGCTCCTGGGACTACATGACCTTCACGCCCCGGGTGCGTGCCTACACGATGCTGCTCTTCTGCTTCGTGTTCTTTCTCCCCCTGCTCGTCATCATCTGCTGCTACGTCTCCATCTTCAGGGCCATCCGGGAAACAGGCCG GGCCTGTGAGGGCTGCGGTGAGTCCCCTCGACGGCGGCGGCAGTGGCGTCGACTGCAGAGTGAGTGGAAGATGGCTAAGGTGGCACTGATTGTCATCCTCCTCTTCGTGCTCTCCTGGGCTCCCTACTCTACTGTGGCCCTGGTGGCCTTTGCTGG GTACTCGCACATCCTGACGCCCTACATGAGCTCAGTGCCAGCTGTCATCGCCAAGGCTTCTACCATCCACAACCCCATTGTTTATGCCATCGCTCACCCCAAGTACAG AGCTGCCATTGCCCAGCACCTGCCCTGCCTTGGTGTGCTTCTTGGAGTGTCGGGCCAGCGCAGCCACCCCTCCCTCAGCTACCGCTCTACACATCGCTCCACACTGAGCAGCCAGTCCTCCGACCTCAGCTGGATCTCTGGACGGAAGCGGCAAGAGTCCCTGGGTTCTGAGAGTGAGGTG ggctggccAGACACAGAAGCAGCGGCAGTGTGGGAAGCTGGCCAGCACGCAAGTGGACACTCTTACTGCAGTCAAGACCTGGAAGACGGGGAAGCCAAGGTTCCTTCCAGCCCCCAG ACCAAGGGACAGCTCCCCAGCCTGGACTTCGGGATGTAGGATGCCCACcggccctcccttccttctgctacGTGCCCAGCCCCATCACCTCCCAGCCACATGCACAGACCCTGGATTATCCCCCAAGCCAGGAAGCTTTGGAGGTGTCACTGTCTCCTGTGCTACACTGGACTCAGCTCTGGCCCCTTCACACACCATAAAATTCCTGCCCCAAAGCGTggtcctgcttcctcagtgcagCTGGCACACCTGGGCTCTGCCTGA